From one Nitrospira sp. MA-1 genomic stretch:
- a CDS encoding YdcF family protein — protein MLSLKKILASFFSPLSLCIEMIAFGLLLLCFSRKQNAGKVFITLGFILLVVSGYEGVSGRIIQTLESQYPPINLSQVMPPGGVANAQGSVKWIVVLASGIAGDATLPYQLQVSYHSRVRLMEGIRLHRLLPGSKIILTGGTGFDGSPEATAMSRVAEELGVSRADMVLEVESRDTKDHPHYVREIVHDEPFILVTSAFHMPRAVRLFEKQGLIPIPASTGHWVPPIQFWSLVNFFPSSTGVRLAELAYHEYLGLLWARFQGQIE, from the coding sequence ATGCTCAGTCTTAAAAAGATTTTAGCCTCATTTTTTTCTCCTCTCTCTCTTTGTATCGAGATGATTGCTTTTGGGCTTCTCCTATTGTGTTTTTCCCGGAAGCAAAATGCTGGGAAAGTTTTCATTACCCTGGGGTTTATTCTTCTTGTCGTCAGCGGTTACGAAGGAGTGTCGGGGAGAATCATACAAACGCTGGAATCACAATATCCTCCAATTAATCTTTCTCAGGTTATGCCTCCTGGGGGTGTCGCAAATGCCCAAGGTTCCGTGAAATGGATTGTTGTCCTGGCCAGCGGCATTGCCGGAGATGCGACGTTACCTTATCAACTTCAAGTGTCCTATCATTCCCGTGTTCGGCTGATGGAGGGGATTCGGCTTCATCGCCTGCTACCCGGCAGCAAAATCATCCTGACAGGGGGGACTGGATTTGATGGGTCCCCTGAAGCGACTGCAATGAGTAGGGTGGCCGAGGAATTGGGCGTCAGTCGAGCAGATATGGTTCTGGAGGTTGAATCCCGTGATACCAAGGATCATCCTCACTATGTTCGGGAAATCGTCCATGATGAGCCTTTTATCCTGGTGACAAGTGCCTTCCATATGCCACGCGCGGTCAGGTTATTTGAGAAACAGGGTCTAATTCCAATCCCGGCATCAACAGGACATTGGGTTCCTCCCATCCAGTTTTGGTCTTTGGTGAACTTTTTTCCCAGTTCCACAGGTGTGCGCCTTGCCGAATTGGCGTATCATGAATATCTGGGATTATTGTGGGCTCGGTTTCAAGGCCAGATTGAATGA
- a CDS encoding HAD hydrolase family protein, whose translation MRKNQSIASLSKGVKTVKSLKKKDSPRSLSKPKKVLKALRLFATDVDGVLTDAGMYYGESGEELKKFHTRDGMGIKLLQAQGLITAIITMENTKIVARRGKKLGIPEVFQGAKDKVAVLGHLSEKYKIPFAQMAYIGDDVNDVEALKTVGYAAAPADCVEQVRQVVHYVCKKNGGEGAVREFIDTILAVKNPL comes from the coding sequence GTGAGAAAAAACCAATCAATTGCTTCTTTGTCCAAAGGGGTAAAAACAGTAAAATCTCTCAAAAAAAAAGATTCTCCCCGATCGTTAAGTAAGCCGAAAAAAGTTTTAAAGGCGCTGAGACTGTTTGCAACAGATGTGGATGGGGTTCTGACCGATGCCGGAATGTATTATGGGGAATCAGGGGAAGAATTGAAAAAGTTTCACACCCGTGATGGCATGGGGATTAAACTTCTACAGGCCCAAGGGTTGATCACCGCTATTATTACAATGGAAAACACCAAAATCGTCGCTCGGCGAGGAAAAAAGCTTGGCATTCCCGAGGTTTTTCAGGGAGCGAAGGATAAGGTGGCGGTCCTTGGTCATTTGTCTGAAAAATACAAAATTCCTTTTGCACAAATGGCTTATATTGGAGATGATGTGAATGACGTGGAGGCTTTGAAAACTGTGGGATATGCCGCAGCGCCTGCAGATTGTGTGGAGCAGGTCCGTCAAGTTGTGCATTATGTATGCAAAAAAAATGGAGGTGAGGGAGCTGTTCGGGAATTTATCGATACAATTTTGGCTGTAAAAAACCCTTTGTAG
- a CDS encoding mannose-1-phosphate guanylyltransferase/mannose-6-phosphate isomerase, whose amino-acid sequence MNAHVYGVILAGGSGTRFWPLSRERFPKQFLRILGEGTLLQQTFERLLQKIPANRMAIVTNAVQAESIKLQLNQWKDDIAENVILEPEGRNTAPAIALAALQLIHQDPEAVMVVVPADHVVKASKKFMQAVQFASELAVEGHLVTFGIQPTRPETGYGYIQPLKRRKVGTKGDFIGYSVGRFVEKPNLTTARRYLQSGNYFWNSGIFVWKASQILSEIAIHQPALSKLLSGIKRRMGSEEFPSYLRKVYAKVESLSIDNAVMEHSSRSVVVPIDFGWSDVGSWSSLEEVVPLDKDGNVRNGNIVDLGSRNSVLFADRRVVATIGLNNMVVVDTPDATLVCPKERTQDVKAVVNLLKRQGAPEHLEHRTVDRPWGSYTVMEEGKGYKVKRIEVTPGKRLSLQLHHQRSEHWVVIAGTARVTRGEEIYDLQAGMSTGIAREVPHRLENPGRIPLEIIEIQNGPYLGEDDIVRLQDDFGRLRPIG is encoded by the coding sequence ATGAATGCTCATGTCTATGGAGTGATTTTAGCCGGAGGAAGTGGTACCCGGTTTTGGCCATTGAGCCGGGAACGATTTCCCAAGCAATTTTTGAGAATATTGGGAGAAGGAACCCTTCTACAACAGACCTTTGAGCGTCTATTACAAAAAATTCCTGCGAATCGGATGGCAATTGTCACCAACGCGGTTCAAGCGGAATCCATCAAGCTCCAACTCAATCAATGGAAAGATGACATCGCTGAAAATGTAATTCTCGAGCCCGAAGGAAGAAATACCGCACCGGCTATCGCTTTAGCCGCCTTACAATTGATACATCAAGATCCTGAAGCGGTAATGGTGGTGGTTCCAGCTGATCATGTTGTGAAGGCCTCTAAGAAATTCATGCAAGCCGTACAATTTGCGAGTGAATTGGCGGTGGAGGGGCATCTTGTGACGTTTGGGATTCAGCCGACTCGTCCCGAGACAGGTTATGGCTATATTCAGCCTTTGAAGCGGCGGAAGGTAGGGACCAAAGGCGATTTTATCGGCTATTCGGTTGGCCGCTTTGTTGAAAAGCCGAACCTCACAACTGCCAGGCGCTATTTGCAATCTGGAAACTATTTTTGGAATAGCGGAATTTTTGTCTGGAAAGCTTCACAGATTTTATCAGAAATAGCCATTCATCAACCGGCGTTATCCAAGTTGTTAAGTGGTATTAAGCGTCGAATGGGAAGTGAGGAGTTCCCCTCCTACCTTCGGAAGGTATATGCCAAAGTCGAATCGCTTTCCATCGACAATGCGGTGATGGAGCATTCTTCTCGAAGCGTGGTCGTACCAATAGACTTTGGTTGGTCGGATGTGGGGAGTTGGAGTAGCCTGGAGGAAGTGGTCCCCCTGGATAAAGATGGAAATGTCCGGAATGGGAATATTGTCGATCTGGGGAGCCGCAACTCCGTGCTATTTGCGGATCGAAGGGTCGTTGCGACGATTGGCCTCAATAATATGGTGGTGGTGGACACGCCTGATGCCACTCTGGTCTGTCCTAAAGAGCGAACCCAAGATGTCAAAGCCGTCGTCAATCTGTTGAAACGACAGGGAGCGCCTGAACATTTAGAGCACCGAACCGTGGATCGTCCTTGGGGTTCCTATACCGTCATGGAAGAGGGTAAAGGATACAAGGTCAAGCGGATTGAAGTTACGCCTGGAAAACGGCTTTCCCTTCAACTTCATCATCAGCGTAGTGAGCATTGGGTGGTCATTGCAGGGACCGCCCGAGTGACCCGTGGCGAAGAAATCTACGATTTGCAGGCTGGCATGAGCACAGGGATAGCCAGGGAAGTTCCGCATCGCTTGGAAAATCCTGGGCGGATCCCTTTAGAGATTATTGAAATTCAAAATGGGCCCTACCTGGGGGAAGATGATATCGTTCGACTTCAGGACGATTTTGGTAGGTTGAGACCGATTGGGTAG
- a CDS encoding phosphomannomutase/phosphoglucomutase: protein MGIFREYDIRGIVECDLGPDVVERIGRAYATLARARGVRNITVGRDGRLTSPTLRNHLIAGLTSSGVNVSDLGLCATPLLYFSLFSCDVDGGIMITGSHNAAEYNGFKMCIGKEALYGDDIQELQKIFESGEFASGSGTVLTQTIIPEYLKFLQDHFSLLRGQGLRVVIDCGNGAASLVAKEALEQLGCDVTGLYCDLDGHFPNHHPDPTVLDNLKDLIEKVREIGADVGIGYDGDADRIGVIDEQGQIMWGDRLLLLFARDVLDTNPGCSIISEVKASQGLYDDIHKQGGRGIMWKTGHSIIKAKMKEEKALLAGEMSGHLFFADRYYGYDDAIYASCRLIEILVKRKKPLSSLLADIPQTVVTPEIRVDCPDDQKFSLVEIVKNRLKHAASTQNLKTSPLPIRDIITIDGIRVRFDEGWGLIRASNTQPALVLRFEATSHAHLTQIQSYLEGQLSEATAGSTV, encoded by the coding sequence ATGGGAATTTTTCGAGAGTATGATATTCGCGGGATTGTTGAATGCGATTTAGGTCCAGATGTGGTTGAGCGAATAGGCCGTGCGTATGCGACCTTGGCTAGAGCACGTGGTGTTCGCAATATTACGGTGGGCCGGGATGGTCGCTTAACATCACCAACCCTTCGAAATCATCTTATTGCCGGCCTGACCAGTTCAGGGGTGAATGTATCGGATCTTGGCTTATGTGCGACCCCCTTACTGTATTTTTCACTGTTTTCCTGTGATGTGGACGGGGGCATCATGATTACCGGCAGCCACAATGCTGCTGAGTATAACGGGTTCAAGATGTGTATAGGCAAGGAAGCCTTATACGGAGATGATATTCAAGAATTACAGAAAATTTTTGAAAGTGGCGAGTTCGCATCTGGGTCAGGAACGGTTTTAACGCAAACCATCATTCCCGAATATCTTAAATTTTTACAAGACCATTTTTCTTTGCTGAGGGGACAGGGGCTTCGGGTCGTGATTGATTGTGGGAATGGGGCGGCTTCTCTAGTGGCCAAGGAAGCTTTAGAGCAATTGGGATGCGATGTGACCGGATTGTATTGCGATCTTGATGGTCATTTTCCCAACCATCATCCAGACCCCACTGTGCTGGATAATCTTAAGGACCTGATTGAAAAAGTCAGAGAAATCGGAGCAGATGTGGGAATCGGGTATGATGGTGATGCTGATCGAATTGGCGTCATTGATGAACAGGGCCAAATTATGTGGGGTGATCGGTTGTTGCTTCTTTTTGCCCGGGATGTGCTGGATACCAATCCAGGGTGTTCCATTATTTCAGAGGTGAAAGCCTCACAGGGGTTGTATGACGATATTCACAAACAAGGTGGACGGGGTATTATGTGGAAGACCGGACATTCCATCATTAAGGCCAAAATGAAAGAGGAAAAAGCGTTGCTCGCTGGAGAGATGTCGGGTCACCTGTTCTTTGCCGATCGGTACTATGGGTATGACGATGCTATTTATGCTTCTTGTCGGCTAATCGAAATTCTTGTGAAGCGGAAAAAGCCATTGTCTTCCCTGTTGGCGGATATTCCCCAAACGGTGGTGACGCCTGAAATTCGGGTAGATTGTCCGGATGATCAGAAATTTTCATTGGTAGAAATCGTCAAAAATCGGTTGAAGCACGCGGCCAGCACACAGAATCTGAAGACCTCACCTTTACCCATTCGTGACATCATTACGATTGATGGCATTCGTGTCCGATTCGATGAAGGGTGGGGTCTGATTCGAGCCTCAAACACTCAACCAGCATTAGTCCTTCGCTTTGAAGCCACTTCTCACGCTCATCTCACTCAAATCCAGTCCTATCTGGAAGGACAACTTTCTGAAGCCACAGCCGGCTCCACGGTCTAA
- the fbp gene encoding class 1 fructose-bisphosphatase yields MTPRFSLSTHTFREQALIPGTSGEFSRIIMQIALGGKLIAQDLRKAGLSQFLGSTGLINVQGEEVQKLDERANQIFLDVFEHMELVSTLVSEEMEKPYLIKEADGQGRYAVFLDPLDGSSNIDVNASLGSIFSIHRLSVEGFPTSEDALRKKGSDQVAAGYILYGSSVLLVYTCGHGVHQFTLDQEAGEFFLSARNIQIPKRGKIYSVNEGNHQKWSTGTQQFLHYLQEVDVQTGRPYTSRYSGCLVADVHRVLCKGGLYMYPGEKKNPEGKLRLMYEAAPLSFLVEQAGGLGSTGGGSVNQLIPKALHQRVPLFIGSQEDVTKAEAFLRSELPI; encoded by the coding sequence ATGACTCCGCGTTTTTCCTTATCGACACATACCTTTCGTGAGCAAGCGCTTATTCCCGGAACCTCCGGAGAATTTTCTCGTATCATCATGCAAATTGCCCTGGGTGGGAAGCTGATTGCCCAGGATCTGAGAAAAGCCGGATTGAGTCAATTTCTGGGTTCTACAGGGTTGATTAATGTTCAAGGCGAAGAGGTCCAAAAGTTGGACGAACGAGCCAATCAGATATTCCTGGATGTGTTTGAGCATATGGAACTGGTGAGTACGCTTGTTTCAGAGGAAATGGAAAAACCCTACCTCATTAAAGAAGCTGATGGTCAAGGGCGATATGCGGTCTTTTTGGATCCTTTGGATGGCTCCTCTAACATTGATGTGAACGCGTCCTTAGGGTCAATTTTTTCTATTCATCGACTTTCCGTTGAGGGGTTTCCCACTTCTGAAGATGCCCTGCGAAAAAAAGGGAGCGACCAAGTTGCGGCTGGATATATCCTCTATGGATCGAGTGTGCTGTTAGTCTATACCTGCGGCCATGGGGTTCACCAATTTACCTTGGATCAGGAGGCAGGTGAATTTTTTCTCTCAGCCAGGAATATTCAAATCCCCAAACGTGGGAAAATTTATAGTGTGAATGAAGGCAATCACCAAAAGTGGTCTACCGGCACACAGCAATTTCTTCACTATCTACAAGAAGTCGATGTCCAGACAGGCAGACCCTACACCAGTCGTTATTCCGGGTGTTTGGTGGCTGATGTGCATCGTGTTCTATGCAAGGGTGGCTTATATATGTATCCGGGAGAAAAGAAAAACCCCGAGGGGAAATTGAGGCTCATGTATGAAGCCGCCCCCCTATCATTTTTGGTTGAACAGGCCGGTGGCTTGGGGAGTACGGGAGGCGGGTCTGTCAATCAACTCATTCCCAAAGCCCTTCACCAGAGAGTCCCTCTATTTATTGGCAGTCAGGAGGATGTGACCAAAGCTGAAGCGTTCCTGCGGTCTGAGTTACCGATCTAG
- a CDS encoding TRAM domain-containing protein, producing the protein MVLRMIFLVIAVVLGMALAWGETDGQTVLLLLGAGIGAAVGVIILAVEQRLKVMSFPFVLCGGGGLIVGLLVAGLIGSVTGFGARFPYSIFNILTSLVFFLGIPYWGLIMGVRFATEGWDTPTISTGDRDSVRIKKLLDTSVIIDGRIADLCETGFIEGTLVVPHFILQELQHISDSSDGLKRARGRRGLDILNVLQKVSNVKVELVEDDFPHVKEVDTKLIELAKQMDAKVLTNDFNLNKVAGIQGVRVLNINDLCNALKPVVLPGETIRVFVLKEGKESGQGVAYLDDGTMVVVDHAKRWIGKNADVIVTSVLQTSAGRMIFTRLKEETEHEELSFSRV; encoded by the coding sequence ATGGTGTTGCGAATGATATTTCTGGTTATTGCTGTGGTTCTGGGCATGGCCTTGGCATGGGGGGAAACTGACGGACAGACAGTCTTACTGCTCCTCGGCGCGGGAATAGGGGCCGCAGTCGGCGTAATAATTCTGGCCGTAGAACAGAGATTGAAGGTTATGTCTTTCCCGTTTGTCTTGTGTGGAGGGGGCGGATTAATCGTTGGTCTCCTTGTGGCAGGACTGATTGGGTCGGTGACGGGATTCGGCGCACGCTTTCCTTATTCCATCTTTAATATTTTGACGAGCTTGGTGTTCTTTTTGGGAATTCCCTATTGGGGATTGATCATGGGAGTCCGATTTGCCACTGAAGGATGGGACACACCAACTATTTCAACTGGAGATAGGGATTCCGTTCGCATCAAAAAACTTCTGGATACCAGCGTCATTATTGACGGCCGGATTGCAGATCTGTGCGAAACGGGCTTTATCGAGGGAACCCTTGTTGTTCCGCATTTTATTCTTCAGGAGTTACAGCATATTTCCGATTCCTCTGACGGATTAAAGCGGGCTCGTGGAAGGCGAGGGTTGGATATTTTGAATGTTCTTCAAAAAGTGAGCAATGTCAAGGTGGAACTGGTAGAGGATGATTTTCCTCATGTGAAAGAGGTGGATACGAAACTCATTGAACTGGCAAAGCAGATGGATGCAAAAGTGCTCACAAACGATTTCAATCTGAATAAGGTAGCTGGGATCCAAGGCGTGAGAGTGCTCAATATTAATGACCTCTGTAATGCGCTGAAACCGGTGGTACTCCCAGGTGAGACGATTCGAGTCTTTGTCTTGAAAGAGGGGAAAGAGTCAGGGCAAGGTGTGGCCTATTTAGATGATGGCACCATGGTGGTGGTTGACCACGCCAAACGATGGATCGGCAAAAATGCGGATGTGATTGTCACAAGTGTCCTGCAAACAAGTGCTGGCCGAATGATCTTTACCCGTCTGAAAGAAGAAACCGAACACGAGGAGTTAAGCTTTTCGCGTGTTTAA